Proteins from a genomic interval of Cryptococcus neoformans var. grubii H99 chromosome 8, complete sequence:
- a CDS encoding chromosome transmission fidelity protein 8 yields the protein MRIHLPLDPIHFNVTPTSASSPPLVQLGGNLVLVELQGELAWEGEKSNGVIGVIGLDTPDKPTLHLGPHHLLHGKFANLQKPYVVIRRVTGDASANGEKTEDPEIAKGIAVQGDAVDEESSDEEEEEDEEEGPLFGKDEDAETTPTKNRQSSSPFYPPSTSKDYSSDIEMSSPVRSQVDDFCFPKRDREQGQDEDEEDISVERRKRRKLEEAKAKEKREGRKKRKEGRKERIRRYAVVGIVRKKVVFALRPEPLVAPTILPE from the exons ATGCGTATTCACCTTCCGCTGGACCCCATTCATTTTAATGTAACCCCGACAAGCgcttcatctccacctctaGTCCAGTTGGGGGGAAACCTTGTCCTGGTCGAGCTTCAAGGAGAGCTGGCgtgggaaggagaaaagtcCAATGGCGTGATTGGAGTGATTGGGTTAGATACACCT GATAAACCAACATTACATCTTGGACcacaccatctccttcatgGAAAATTCGCCAACCTGCAAAAGCCATACGTCGTCATCCGTCGTGTAACTGGTGATGCATCGGCTAATGGAGAAAAAACAGAAGATCCGGAAATAGCAAAAGGTATTGCTGTACAAGGTGATGCAGTAGATGAAGAATCatcagatgaagaggaggaggaagatgaagaggaggggcCGCTTTTTGGaaaagatgaggatgccgAAACGACACCCACGAAAAATAGACAAAGTAGTTCACCATTTTATCCCCCATCAACATCTAAAGATTATTCGTCAGATATAGAGATGTCAAGTCCTGTGCGGAGTCAGGTTGATGACTTCTGTTTCCCAAAACGCGATCGGGAGCAGGGCCaagatgaggacgaagaagacatcAGTGTTGaacgaaggaaaagaaggaaattaGAAGAAGCTAAGgcgaaagaaaagagggaggggaggaagaaaaggaaggaaggacgaAAAGAGAGGATTAGACGTTATGCGGTAGTGGGGATTGTCAGAAAAAAGGTCGTGTTTGCTTTACG TCCAGAACCGCTGGTGGCCCCGACAATCTTGCCAGAATAA
- a CDS encoding cytoplasmic protein, with protein sequence MAKGKTTKQKTVPKAPPTITPPDPAHAIAHVPTHTADEKREQQASNKRSVTTPAEVEEDVCFICAEPITFWSVGVCGHKTCHVCAVRLRTFYKKTDCTFCKTPLPTVLFSRSPDTPFPSENHLEPSPPNAIAKAQEEAKKGERWDKGLTLPGTLDLGAFPYVDEKLGVVFEDEDMMESILTLLRFNCPYPDCSFQAVNWPSLERHTLSTHGKVICTLCRSQLSRFAHEQVLYTPHLLPLHDPSRLKRGQRPPKPRGPKEEEEVKSWEAPHPMCEFCHKAFFGPDELFKHMRSDHEECHVCREQGNRHVYFENYHKLEQHWRDEHYPCTQPQCIEDRFVVFGNELDLRAHMMEAHGNQMSARDRANARHLPVDFNTPSSGARGSNHSGGGRGFSLGQSSVPGAGRDSSAPSRMRANDSPHVQALDDTPAMTPAQIAQQKRQIQADRAESAAAGLNMSRRRGFATGLSREGEAAPSPAPMSAPASGYNTPREDVDEATASRHAELLSRVSMLTNDSATKLASFRSAVRSFKSNESGARDMVDSIFNIFERDLDVTVGIAREVAKLFGSEGDKDKEKDLIEALNTLRVEQRDQFPSLGSAPSGLGTNWFGVASGTILNAKRATRTSGTSRAVWDRVEAAAASQPVNKPRATTGVGGRWVPGAGGSRAQLSSESAFPTLGAVSSSMGPSRAVGSSSSTSSGAYATPWAAGGAGPSSRTPSALAGPQIRSVHNPAAATAKKSKALSSASFPALPASSGSRSMTAEERKALFSKPTPREESIRRITGQANAPPPLNSWTAGSSNERGEGDAMEGLSLEDQTGVRGQGQQQGAGKKKGKQKQLLFSVSARP encoded by the exons ATGGCAAAAGGAAAGACTACAAAACAGAAAACTGTTCCCAAAGCACCCCCCACGATTACTCCCCCCGATCCCGCCCACGCCATCGCTCATGTCCCAACACACACTGCAGATGAGAAGCGAGAACAGCAAGCCAGCAACAAGAGATCTGTAACAACTCCAgcagaggtggaggaggatgtctGCTTTATCTGTGCTGAGCCGATAACGTTCTGGAGTGTGGGAGTTTGTGGACATAAGACTTGTCA TGTTTGTGCAGTCCGATTGAGGACATTCTACAA GAAAACTGACTGCACGTTCTGCAAAACTCCTCTTCCTACTGTGCTCTTCTCTCGTTCACCTGATACTCCCTTTCCGAGTGAGAACCACCTGGAACCATCTCCTCCTAATGCCATCGCAAAAGCTCAGGAGGAAGCCAAAAAGGGTGAGCGGTGGGATAAGGGTTTGACACTTCCCGGCACTTTAGACTTGGGCGCTTTCCCTTATGTGGATGAAAAGCTCGGTGTAGTGttcgaagatgaagatatG ATGGAATCTATCCTCACCCTTCTTCGATTCAACTGCCCCTATCCAGATTGTTCTTTCCAAGCAGTCAACTGGCCATCACTCGAAAGGCATACTCTTTCAACCCACGGAAAAGTCATATGCACCCTCTGCCGATCACAACTCTCTAGGTTCGCGCACGAGCAAGTACTATACACCCCTCACCTCTTGCCTTTACATGACCCATCGAGGTTGAAAAGAGGCCAGAGACCGCCCAAACCTAGGGGaccaaaggaagaagaggaagtaaAGAGTTGGGAGGCACCTCATCCAATGTGCGAG TTTTGCCATAAAGCGTTCTTCGGTCCAGACGAGCTTTTCAAGCACATGAGAAGCGACCATGAAGAATGTCATGTGTGTAGAGAACAAGGTAATCGCCATGTTTA CTTTGAGAACTACCATAAACTTGAGCAACACTGGAG GGATGAGCACTATCCTTGCACTCAGCCACAGTGTATTGAGGACCGATTTGTCGTTTTCGGGAACGAGCTTGATCTTCGAGCGCACATGATGGAAGCG CACGGCAACCAAATGTCCGCTCGAGATAGAGCCAACGCCCGACATCTTCCTGTCGATTTCAACACCCCCTCTTCCGGTGCGCGTGGGTCGAATCATTCAGGAGGTGGCCGTGGCTTCTCCCTCGGCCAATCTTCTGTTCCCGGTGCCGGTAGAGACTCCAGTGCCCCTTCACGAATGCGAGCCAACGATTCGCCACATGTTCAAGCGTTGGATGATACCCCCGCAATGACCCCGGCCCAGATCGCGCAGCAGAAAAGGCAGATCCAAGCTGATCGAGCTGAAAGTGCGGCAGCTGGACTGAATATgagtagaagaagaggatttgCTACCGGTTTAAGTAGGGAGGGTGAGGCGGCGCCTAGCCCAGCGCCGATGAGTGCTCCAGCCAGTGGATATAACACTCCCCGGGAGGATGTGGACGAGGCTACAGCTTC ACGCCACGCTGAGCTCCTTTCACGAGTAAGCATGCTCACCAATGATTCCGCCACCAAGCTCGCTTCGTTCCGCTCTGCCGTGCGCTCTTTCAAGAGCAACGAGTCTGGTGCTCGTGATATGGTCGACTCGATTTTCAACATCTTTGAGCGTGACTTGGACGTGACCGTTGGCATCGCTCGCGAAGTTGCCAAGCTCTTTGGGTCCGAAGGtgacaaggacaaggaaaaggactTAATTGAGGCCCTCAATACTCTTCGAGTTGAACAGCGTGACCAGTTCCCTTCTCTTGGGTCTGCTCCCTCCGGTCTTGGTACCAACTGGTTCGGTGTTGCTTCCGGTACTATTCTCAATGCCAAGCGTGCCACCCGAACGTCAGGCACTAGCCGCGCGGTATGGGATCGCGTcgaagctgctgctgcgtCTCAGCCAGTGAACAAACCCCGAGCCACAACTGGAGTCGGCGGAAGATGGGTGCCTGGAGCGGGAGGTTCAAGGGCGCAGTTGAGCTCTGAATCAGCTTTTCCCACTTTGGGTGCTGTCTCGAGCTCCATGGGACCATCCAGAGCTGTGGGCTCGTCATCCTCTACTTCTAGCGGTGCTTATGCCACTCCTTGGGCTGCTGGTGGTGCCggtccttcttctcgaacACCTTCCGCCCTTGCTGGTCCCCAAATTCGATCTGTCCATAACCCCGCCGCTGCTACCgccaagaagagcaaggccCTTTCCTCCGCCTCTTTCCCTGCTTTGCCTGCCAGCTCTGGAAGTAGAAGTATGACCgctgaagagagaaaagcgTTGTTCAGCAAGCCGACGCCCAGAGAGGAGAGTATAAGAAGGATTACAGGCCAGGCGAATGCGCCACCCCCTTTGAATAGCTGGACGGCTGGATCAAGCAATGAAcgaggggaaggggatgcGATGGAAGGTTTGAGTTTGGAGGATCAAACAGGGGTGCGAGGGCAGGGGCAGCAGCAGGGTgcaggaaagaagaaaggaaagcaGAAGCAGCTCTTGTTTTCTGTTAGCGCTAGACCTTGA
- a CDS encoding AP-2 complex subunit alpha has translation MATQMRGLTQYISDLRACRVRELEEKRINREMAHIRQKFKDGNLDGYQKKKYLAKVVFTYILGYKVDVGHMEAINLISSQKYSEKQIGYLALTLLMHENSDLARLVINSLHKDLEDQNEVNNCLALHAIATLGGKEMAEALAESVYRSMISATSSTFVKKKAALTLLRLYRKHPSVMPIKEWAARIVSMMGDRDPGVVLTITALVTTMAQAELEAFSGSYQKAVDILDRIVFEGHYPAEYIYYKVPNPWLQTKLLRLLQYYPPPDNPQVVEMVNSIIQAIIDSSQDTPRNVQHNNAQNAVLFESINLAIHIDPSSQVVQNASVLLGRFILAKETNIRYLGLDAMAHLAATSNSLEAVKKHQNVIIQGLKDRDISVRRRALDLLYSMCDTSNAKVIVGELVRYLQVADYNLREDMVLKIAILTERFATEYEWYVDTILQLIAAAGDHVGAEVWYRVVQLVVNNEGVQDYAVRAVYKHLQATACHENMIRVGGYIMGEFGHLIANDPGSSPIEQFQALHSKVNLCTAPTRALLLSTYIKWVNLFPEIKEHLINVFERYTHVLDAELQQRACEYLALARRPDSDDLLATICDEMPIFPERESALLSRLHRKGEMAQDKRTWVIGGREENTAREAERFKAFRKGTGDSGGILSGSPAPASTAPSPAAAAGTSAVVPSPAPETYSAPQRHASANAETVMGVTSSGPSEDILSSLADLDLTGSQIQDQPLLTSAPTGAYNQELAGLQMQPTNVAGAPLLSGQVNGSNDMNGMNGDAKGLACSATLGGVNPALLAPLTVADGVEKWFERLSFSNEGVLYEDTLIQIGVKAEYHGHLGRIALFFGNKADKPFTSFSALIDNPSPSAINIHFHDSPVGEIKAKAQIQEMIHVECREVFFREGGTPLLRLSFLVGEERKILVLKLPVFLSKFAEGVHLESGPFFERWKIIGGPPREAQQIFPIKLTANGMVDIGRNQRVITGNKLSVLPDIDHKPENIVFAGVLHMSSAGKVGILGRVEPNKDAKLCRLTVRSTNEHVSAEILSLTSKPLNADIAASL, from the exons ATGGCCACCCAAATGAGGGGTCTGACCCAA TATATCTCTGACTTGCGAGCATGTCGTGTCAgggagctcgaggaaaAGCGTATCAACCGTGAGATGGCTCACATCCGTCAGAAGTTCAAGGATGGGAACCTCGATGGGtatcaaaagaagaagtatcTTGCCAAGGTAGTGTTCACTTATATTTTGGGATACAAGGTGGACGTTGGACATATGGAGGCTATAAACTTAATCAGTTCGCAAAAGTACAGCGAGAAGCAGATC GGATATCTTGCATTAACCCTCCTGATGCACGAGAACTCTGACCTTGCGAGACTGGTGATCAACTCTCTGCATAAAGATCTAGAGGACCAAAACGAGGTGAACAACTGTTTGGCATTGCATGCCATTGCGACCCTTGGTGGTAAGGAGATGGCCGAAGCGCTAGCCGAGAGTGTCTACCGCTCAATGATCAGCGC CACATCTTCCACGTtcgtcaagaagaaggccgctctcactcttcttcgactATACAGAAAGCACCCTAGCGTCATGCCTATCAAAGAATGGGCAGCCCGAATTGTCTCCATGATGGGCGACAGAGATCCTGGTGTAGTCTTGACTATTACTGCTCTCGTCACGACTATGGCGCAAGCGGAACTTGAGGCTTTCAGTGGGTCATATCAGAAGGCTGTGGATATCTTGGACAGA ATTGTCTTTGAAGGACATTATCCAGCAGAATATATCTATTACAAAGTCCCCAATCCATGGCTTCAAACCAAGCTCCTTCGATTACTCCAGTACTACCCACCACCAG ACAACCCTCAAGTCGTCGAGATGGTTAACAGCATCATTCAAGCCATAATTGACTCCTCTCAAGACACCCCACGA AACGTCCAACACAACAACGCTCAAAACGCTGTTCTTTTTGAATCTATCAACCTCGCCATCCACATCGATCCTTCATCCCAAGTTGTGCAAAACGCATCCGTCCTTCTGGGTCGTTTCATCCTAGCCAAAGAGACCAACATCCGCTATCTTGGTCTAGACGCAATGGCTCATCTGGCAGCCACGTCCAACTCTCTTGAAGCGGTCAAAAAGCATCAAAATGTCATCATCCAGGGTTTGAAGGATAGGGATATTTCTGTGAGGAGAAGAGCGCTAGATTTGCTGTACTCCATGTGTGACACATCGAATGCCAAGGTTATCGTGGGAGAGTTGGTGAGGTATCTGCAAGTGGCGGATTATAATTTGAGGGAGGATATGGTATTGAAGATCGCCATTTTAACCGAACGTTTTGCCACAGAG TACGAATGGTATGTCGATACCATCCTTCAACTTATAGCTGCTGCCGGCGACCACGTTGGTGCGGAAGTATGGTATCGTGTGGTCCAACTCGTTGTCAACAACGAAGGCGTGCAGGACTATGCTGTAAGAGCAGTCTACAAACACTTGCAGGCGACTGCTTGCCATGAAAACATGATCCGAGTAGGAG GATATATAATGGGGGAATTCGGGCATTTGATTGCGAACGATCCTGGATCCAGCCCAATTGAGCAGTTCCAGGCTCTTCACTCTAAAGTGAACCTTTGTACGGCTCCCACCCGGGCCTTACTTCTCAGTACTTATATTAAA TGGgtcaacctcttccccgAAATCAAAGAACATCTCATCAACGTTTTCGAACGATATACCCATGTTCTTGATGCCGAGCTCCAACAACGAGCATGCGAATATCTCGCTCTCGCCCGTCGACCCGACTCTGACGACCTGCTCGCTACCATTTGCGACGAAATGCCCATCTTCCCTGAACGTGAAAGTGCTCTTTTGAGCAGATTGCATAGAAAAGGGGAAATGGCGCAGGATAAGAGGACGTGGGTGATTGGTGGTAGAGAAGAGAACACCGCGAGGGAGGCGGAAAGGTTCAAAGCGTTTAGGAAAGGAACAGGGGACTCGGGTGGGATACTTTCGGGATCTCCTGCACCTGCGTCTACGGCTCCTTCGCCTGCTGCGGCTGCCGGCACTTCAGCCGTCGTTCCTTCACCCGCTCCGGAAACTTACTCGGCGCCGCAACGTCATGCCAGTGCCAACGCAGAGACAGTAATGGGTGTTACCTCTTCTGGCCCATCAGAAGATATTCTCTCGTCCCTTGCTGACCTTGACCTTACCGGTAGCCAGATACAAGATCAGCCGCTTCTGACTTCAGCGCCTACTGGTGCGTATAACCAAGAATTGGCAGGATTGCAAATGCAGCCTACGAATGTTGCGGGTGCACCGCTTCTCAGTGGTCAAGTGAATGGATCAAATGACATGAATGGGATGAACGGGGATGCCAAGGGGTTGGCATGCAGTGCTACCCTGGGAGGAGTGAACCCTGCGTTGTTAGCGCCATTGACTGTAGCGGACGGTGTGGAAAAG TGGTTCGAGCGTTTAAGTTTCTCCAACGAAGGCGTTCTGTACGAAGATACCCTCATCCAAATTGGTGTCAAGGCAGAATACCATGGCCACCTTGGTCGTATTgcgctcttcttcggtaACAAAGCCGACAAACCATTTacctctttctctgctcTTATTGATAACCCTTCCCCATCCGCCATCAATATCCACTTCCATGACTCGCCTGTCGGTGAAATCAAGGCCAAAGCGCAAATACAGGAGATGATCCATGTCGAGTGTCGAGAAGTATTCTTCCGTGAAGGTGGGACACCACTTTTGCGATTAAGTTTTTTGGtcggggaggagaggaagatttTGGTGCTCAAGTTACCTGTGTTCCTGAGCAAATTCGCGGAGGGCGTACATCTGGAGAGTGGGCCGTTCTtcgagagatggaagatcaTTGGTG GCCCGCCTCGAGAAGCTCAGCAAATTTTCCCTATCAAACTTACTGCCAACGGAATGGTCGATATTGGAAGAAATCAAAGAGTCATTACAGGCAACAAGCTCTCTGTACTACCAGATATTGACCACAAGCCTGAAAATATTGTATTTGCGGGTGTGCTCCACATGTCTTCTGCTGGTAAAGT TGGTATCCTTGGCCGCGTAGAACCCAATAAGGACGCCAAGCTTTGCCGACTGACGGTGCGAAGTACCAACGAGCATGTTTCAGCCGAGATTCTCAGCCTTACATCCAAACCGCTCAACGCGGACATAGCTGCTTCTCTATAA
- a CDS encoding 3-beta hydroxysteroid dehydrogenase/isomerase: MKVFLTGATGYIGSHLTPILLSAGHDLSVLARSNVAAENLGKQGITIVRGSLEDVDILTKAASEADAVIHLAYIHDFENYDDKPIQVDNAAIRALAEGLKGSNKPLLISSVLLLGTSYATELDPATFGPRAQAERTLLEYTSQGVRTGIVRLPNVHGDNDKAFVPHVIAQSRKNGVAAYVGEGKTHWAAVHVKDAVQVYKLAVESKVLKGGEVLHAVHDEGVESKKLIELIASKLGVETKSITPEEAATFYTFLGPFVQADITGTSKLTRKLLGWEPKEKTLLEDLETSETYFATGNGSKY; encoded by the exons ATGAAGGTCTTTCTTACTGGTGCCACCGGCTACATTGGGTCTCACCTAACTCCTATTTTACTCTCTGCCGGGCACGACCTCAGCGTGTTAGCTCGTTCTAACGTTGCT GCAGAAAATCTCGGAAAGCAAGGCATCACAATCGTTCGTGGATCGCTTGAAGACGTCGACATCCTCACCAAGGCCGCTTCTGAGGCGGACGCTGTCATTCATCTAGCGTATATTCACGACTTTGAGAACTATGACGATAAACCTATCCAAG TGGATAACGCTGCAATCCGCGCTTTGGCAGAGGGCCTCAAAGGCAGCAACAAACCGCTTCTTATAAGCTCTGTCCTCCTCTTAGGTACCTCATACGCTACAGAGCTCGATCCGGCCACATTCGGTCCCCGCGCCCAAGCCGAAAGGACCCTTCTTGAGTATACTTCTCAAGGTGTGCGAACTGGTATCGTTCGTTTGCCCAACGTTCATGGCGACAATGACAAAGCCTTTGTACCGCACGTTATCGCCCAATCTCGCAAGAATGGCGTGGCTGCTTACGTGGGGGAAGGCAAGACCCATTGGGCGGCGGTGCATGTGAAGGACGCGGTGCAGGTGTACAAATTGGCGGTTGAGAGTAAGGTACTGAAAGGTGGAGAGGTTCTACATGCGGTACATGATGAAGGGGTCGAGTCCAAAAAGTTAATAGAGCTCATTGCGAGCAAGCTTGGTGTTGAGACAAAGAGTATTACGCCAGAGGAAGCTGCGACTTTCTATACTTTCCTGGGTCCTTTTGTTCAAGCAGATATTACCGGCACAAGCAAGTTGACGAGGAAGCTGCTAGGCTGGGAacccaaggagaagacattgctggaggatttggagaCTAGTGAAACGTACTTTGCGACTGGTAATGGTAGCAAGTATTAA
- a CDS encoding 3-beta hydroxysteroid dehydrogenase/isomerase, whose amino-acid sequence MKVFLTGASGYIGSHVTTLLLEEGHQLTAIARSDASAKKLEDQGVTVIRASLEDTQALTKAASDADAVIHLAYIHDFSDYGGRPAQIDFAAVRALATGLKGTNKPLVTTSGVPSPGIRICTELDVGKYGPRAEAENVLFEYTSQGVRTAVIRLPFTVHGDSDKGFIPHVIDQSRQKGVAAYVGEGDNHWPAVHVKDAAQLYKAVIESKTLEGGKILHAVQDEGIPFKQIAEVVGKKLGVETKSVADGDVGKYYSWLGMFVKMDFICSSKLTREWLGWEPKEKGLLADLESSQTYFKE is encoded by the exons ATGAAAGTATTCCTCACCGGTGCTAGTGGCTACATTGGCTCCCATGTGActactcttctcctcgagGAAGGGCACCAGCTCACAGCTATTGCGCGATCCGATGCCTCC GCCAAGAAACTTGAGGATCAAGGAGTCACCGTCATTCGCGCATCTCTCGAAGACACTCAAGCCCTTACAAAAGCGGCTTCTGATGCGGATGCCGTTATTCACTTGGCTTATATCCATGACTTCTCCGATTATGGAGGTAGACCTGCCCAAA TTGATTTTGCAGCTGTCCGGGCACTTGCCACCGGTCTCAAGGGTACCAACAAGCCTCTAGTCACCACTTCCGGGGTTCCCAGCCCCGGCATCAGGATCTGCACCGAACTCGACGTCGGCAAGTACGGCCCTCGCGCTGAAGCTGAAAACGTTCTTTTCGAGTACACATCCCAAGGTGTCCGTACTGCTGTCATCCGGCTTCCTTTCACTGTCCACGGCGATTCCGATAAGGGGTTCATCCCTCATGTCATTGATCAATCCCGCCAGAAGGGTGTTGCTGCTTATGTTGGTGAAGGAGACAATCATTGGCCTGCAGTACACGTCAAGGATGCTGCTCAACTCTACAAGGCAGTCATTGAGAGCAAAACCTTGGAAGGTGGTAAGATCCTGCATGCTGTCCAGGATGAGGGTATTCCGTTTAAGCAGATTGCGGAGGTCGTTGGTAAGAAGCTTGGCGTTGAGACGAAGAGTGTGGCAGATGGAGACGTTGGGAAGTATTATAGCTGGCTTGGGATGTTTGTCAAGATGGACTTTATCTGTAGCTCCAAGTTGACTAGAGAATGGTTGGGCTGGGAgccaaaggagaagggctTGTTGGCTGATTTAGAAAGTAGCCAGACTTACTTCAAAGAGTAG
- a CDS encoding JmjC domain-containing histone demethylation protein 1, translating to MSEQVGQRETAGSPQDTGVKTPPEPCPLCRETGPPQPPSITEEGKTNDDIDLIWVACNKCNEWYHSACLFHGDEKWRETIPKEIIATVETNFGDEGAWTNWVEWIGKWYCALCLARATSPSNPRPPRHPLVATMKRASIQPKDIDQAGKPLKRSASTSTLPFKSNIKRPRTSTKGQETASPEIEMKSEREQQGGSTGGTPAPDALQGRPKRKTAQIDYRNLNNSIATPTHQWLELIADPEKYGRTILDANYPAIPGKLLTRAWLESQPLPGQPSSVSPDLPPTRFWGPNREPLIVRPEDGGFSSLGGHLPPKDLTVQDVANLVGPDRMVDVIDVSSQHSSQWTLQRWAEYIQSSAGNTTARNPKVYNIISLEISGTELAKKVKPPKIVREIDWVDNFWRFNAAAGGKDVKEKGRGSDSREGSEIRKEGSHLPEGDHVRGEVGEDLEGLKEKTNAPYPKVQLYCLMGMKGAWTDWHVDFAASSVYYTIHSGSKVFFFIKPTEQNLKAYAEWSGSYEKQQDTWLGDMVDEVRKVQLHAGDTMIIPAGYIHAVYTPMDSIVFGGNFLHSYNVDIQLRIRQIEIDTKVPQRFRFPMFDRLCWYVADKHCSDLRHLRAYRPRATTSPKPPHFRVLQCLSYLANFLISQTEILENPEAEDKARKLVHDRIPGDIVKDPEGLARELKWRVERELRALGLLGEEASDVGDEEFKSNGNANGSVKIKGKDINRKKDRPSKVFDKKAVSRTLDFHPPAWSENRQSPQIETTTVRLPRPITSSEAISGFGPGGSAGASASAGENESEQAELTTLRLKQTRKRLRELDNGMVIEENQETIFVEKKTVWGPKLDKEKISQPQGKVEENMDIDH from the exons ATGAGCGAGCAAGTGGGACAAAGAGAAACAGCCGGTTCTCCTCAAGATACTGGCGTGAAGACACCTCCGGAGCCTTGCCCTTTATGTCGAGAAACCGGCCCCCCTCAGCCTCCTTCTATcacagaagaaggcaagacAAATGACGACATTGACCTTATATGGGTAGCGTGTAACAAATGCAATGAGTGGTATCACTCGGCTTGTTTATTCCATGGTGATGAGAAGTGGAGAGAGACGATACCCAAAGAGATTATTGCGACAGTCGAGACGAActttggtgatgaagggGCTTGGACGAATTGGGTTGAGTGGATAGGAAAGTG GTATTGTGCCCTTTGTCTAGCACGCGCAACTTCACCCTCAAACCCTCGTCCCCCTCGGCATCCACTAGTTGCCACCATGAAGAGAGCATCGATTCAACCTAAAGACATCGATCAAGCAGGAAAGCCTCTTAAAAGGTCTGCAAGTACCTCAACTCTTCCGTTCAAGTCTAATATCAAGCGACCTCGCACCAGTACAAAAGGCCAGGAAACAGCGTCACCCGAGATTGAGAtgaagagcgagagagaGCAACAAGGGGGGAGTACTGGGGGGACGCCTGCCCCGGATGCTCTTCAAGGGCGGCCGAAGCGGAAAACTGCCCAAATTGATTACCGCAACTTGAACAACTCGATTGCTACGCCTACTCATCAGTGGTTGGAGTTGATTGCGGATCCTGAGAAGTATGGACGAACAATCTTGGACG CCAACTACCCTGCTATTCCTGGAAAACTTTTGACGCGCGCTTGGCTGGAGTCACAACCTTTACCGGGGcaaccttcttctgtttCGCCTGATTTACCACCAACTCGGTTCTGGGGTCCCAATAGGGAACCTCTCATCGTCAGACCGGAAGATGGCGGATTCTCAAGTCTAGGAGGACATTTACCGCCGAAAGACTTGACCGTTCAAGATGTAGCTAATCTCGTTGGTCCAGATCGAATGGTAGATGTGATTG ACGTCTCCTCACAGCATTCTTCACAATGGACCCTCCAGAGGTGGGCCGAGTATATTCAATCATCTGCTGGAAATACCACCGCCCGCAACCCCAAGGTCTACAACATCATCTCACTCGAAATATCTGGTACAGAACTAGCCAAAAAGGTGAAGCCGCCCAAAATCGTCAGAGAGATCGACTGGGTGGACAATTTCTGGAGATTCAATGCGGCAGCAGGGGGTAAGGAtgtgaaggaaaagggaagagggagtGATAGTagagaaggaagtgagATAAGAAAGGAGGGAAGCCATTTACCCGAAGGAGATCATGTGAGGGGCGAGGTTGGAGAGGATCTCGAAGgtttgaaagagaaaacaaaCGCGCCTTACCCCAAGGTCCAGCTTTATTGCCTC ATGGGTATGAAGGGTGCGTGGACA GACTGGCACGTTGATTTCGCCGCAAGCTCTGTATATTACACGATCCATTCCGGCTCAAAG gtcttttttttcatcaAGCCCACCGAACAAAACCTCAAAGCCTACGCCGAAT GGTCTGGTTCATACGAGAAACAGCAAGATACATGGCTCGGTGACATGGTTGATGAAGTCCGAAAGGTCCAACTGCACGCTGGTGATACGAT GATAATACCGGCAGGTTACATCCACGCCGTTTATACACCCATGGACTCTATCGTTTTTGGAGGTAATTTCCTGCATTCGTATAACGTTGATATTC AATTGCGAATACGTCAGATTGAGATCGATACTAAAGTCCCTCAAAGATTCCGTTTCCCCATGTTTGACCG ACTATGCTGGTACGTTGCCGACAAACATTGTAGCGACCTCCGTCATCTTCGTGCCTACCGCCCTCGAGCAACCACCAGTCCGAAGCCGCCACATTTCCGTGTCCTCCAATGTCTCTCCTACCTTGCTAActttctcatctcccaaACGGAAATTCTGGAGAACCCCGAGGCGGAAGATAAAGCTCGGAAACTGGTACATGATAGGATACCGGGGGATATCGTCAAAGACCCCGAAGGGCTAGCAAGAGAGCTGAAATGGAGGGTGGAGAGAGAGTTGAGAGCGTTGGGTTTGTTAGGGGAGGAGGCATCTGATGTCGGGGACGAGGAGTTCAAGTCCAATGGAAACGCGAATGGGAGCGTGAAAATCAAGGGGAAGGATATTAACAGGAAAAAGGATCGGCCGAGTAAAGTGTTTGATAAGAAAGCAGTATCTCGAACTTTGGATTTCCACCCTCC AGCATGGTCAGAAAACAGACAATCCCCTCAAATAGAAACGACAACTGTCCGATTACCTCGCCCTATCACATCTTCGGAAGCTATTTCAGGTTTTGGTCCTGGCGGTAGCGCGGGTGCGAGTGCGAGTGCGGGTGAAAACGAAAGCGAACAAGCAGAATTGACGACACTACGCTTGAAACAGACTCGCAAACGCCTGCGAGAACTGGACAATGGTATGGTTATTGAAGAGAATCAGGAAACCATCTttgtggagaagaagacggttTGGGGACCGAAGCTCGACAAAGAGAAGATATCACAACCGCAAGGGAAAGTAGAAGAGAATATGGACATTGACCATTGA